The Chloroflexota bacterium genomic sequence TCGGACCCGCCCCGCCAAACGGAAGCAAGGTGAAGTCGCGTGGGTCGAAGCCGCGCTCCAGCGTGATCACGCGCAGCGCGCGATCCATGTGGGCATTCGCCACCGCGATGACCGCGAGGGCCGCCCGGCGCAGCGCGGCATCGGAATGCTCGTCGTTGGCAACGAGCCGTCCGACCGCGCGGCGGGCCTGCGCGGCGTCGAGGTGAACGCGATCTCCAAGGGCCGCATCCGGGGCAAGCCGGCCCAGGACCAGGTTCGCGTCGGTCACGGTGGGCTCCACGCCGCCCCGGCCATAGGCGGCGGGGCCCGGCATGGCGCCCGAACTCCGAGGACCGACCCGCAGGGCGCCGGCCTCGTCGAGCTGGGCAATCGAGCCGCCGCCGGCGCCGACCGTGTGAATGTCCGTCATGGGAATGGCCACGGGCAGGCCGGCGACTTCGGCATGGGTCGTGCGCAGCGGCTCTCCGGGGCAGACGGCCACGTCGGTCGACGTGCCGCCCATATCGAGCGTGGCGATGTTGCTGATGCCGGAGGCGCGCGCGACGTGCTGCGCGCCCACGACGCCGGCGGCGGGACCGCTGAGCACCGTGCGCACCGGCGCCTCAGCCGCCTCCACCGAGCGCAGCACGCCACCGTTGGACTGGACCACCCACAGGGGGCCGGGCATGGCCGGTTCGAGCCGGCGCAGGTAGCTGGCAACGACCGGCGCCACGTAGGCGTCGACCACCGTCGTGCTGGTGCGCTCGAATTCGCGGTATTCCGGCAGAACGTCGGACGAGAGGGAGACGGCCTCCACGCCCGCCCGGCGCAGCGCCTCACGCACCGCGCGCTCATGGTCGGGCTGCAGAAAGCTGAAGAGCAGGCAAACGGCGGCGGATGCCGGATTCAACCGCCGCACGCGGGCCTCCAACCGGTCGAGTGATGCCTGGTCGATTGGGGTGACGACGCTGCCGTCCGCGCCCACGCGCTCGGTCACCTCGAGCCGGCGGTCCCGCGGAATCAGTGGCGCTGGCCGCTCGGGCTCCAGCTCATAGAGCGCCGGACGATTCTGGCGACCGATCTCGAGCACGTCGCGAAAGCCCTCCGTCGTCACCAACACGGAACGGGCGCCGCGGCGCTCGAGCAAGGCGTTGGTAGCCACGGTCGACCCGTGCACGATGGCGTCGGCCGACCCGATGCCGCCGACGTGCAGGCCGTCCACCACCGCCTGCTCGGGTGCGCTCGGCGTACTGGGGACCTTGAATACGCGCATCGCGCCGTCGGCGATGACGACGAAATCGGTAAACGTGCCGCCCACGTCCACGCCAACCCGCACGCGTCTCCTCCGCAAGTTCTTGGCGCCCTCGGCCACGCAGCTCGATGGTCAGGCTGTCGCCCGGTGCGCATTGTGACCCATGCCGAGGCGTGCCGGAGCAGGGGTATCCCGTCGGCACTAGGTCGTCGGCCGAATCCCGGTCTTGATCACACCGCCGGGCAGTGGACGACGGCAACCTCCCACTGGTCAATGGTGAGCCCGATGGCGTTGTCCTCAACGGCGAGATCGGCCTCGCGGAGAAGGTCGCGTGCCGCGGTGATCGGCCAGCGCGGGCGCAATTGCACCTGCGCCGTGGCCCGCTCCAGGTTGAAGACGAATACCAGCCAACCGCCCTGCCGCGAACGCCGCACCACCGGCACCACCGGGTCGCCCTCGATCACCACGGGCGCCTCGATGCCGGTCTCATCCAGCAGGCCCTGCACCACTTCCGGCTGCCCGATGTCGCCGAAGCCCGCCGAGAGGGTCAATCCGTACCACGTGAAGCGGCCGTCGACTGTCCGCACCCCGACGCTGGCTCCATCGAGGGTGGCGATGGTGCGGGTATCCCCCACCGGCTCCAACACGGCATAGCCGCAGGGGCTGGTGACCTCATGCGCGCCCTGAGGGCTGCTCAGCAGGTTGCGCTTCTCCTCGATGTCGTAGTCGGTCACCGCCGAGAAATCGGCCACCCGCACGCCCAGCCGCTCTGCCAGGCCATCTGGCGGGCCGTAGCTGGACTGCCCGTCGCCCTGGTAGATCCCGAAGCTGCCTTCCGCCACCAGCCGGGTGTCCGGGCAGTGCTCCAGCGTGCGCTCGATGCGCTCGCGCACCTCGTCCGTCATCAGCGTCACGTTGGGCAGGAACAGCAGCCGATAGCCCGACCAGTCCATGCTCGGGGTGACCACGTCGGCCGGGACGCCGTGCGTCCATAGCGTGCGGTACACGCCCCGCACGTCGGCCAGGTAGCGCTCGTCCTCGTTGTTGTAGCCGAACAGCTCCTGCGATTCGGGGTGATAGACGATCCCGACCGCGGCGCGCGGACACTCCAGCGGCAGGTGATCGCTCAGGCCGCCGATTTGCCCAATGGCCCGCGTCACGGCAGTGAATCGCGGCGTGGGCTCCCCGTCCAGCGCCACCAGGTTGTAGCCCGGCGACTCGAAGCTCAGGTATTCCGGCCGGTGCTGCCAGAACATGGCCCCCGAGGCGCCGTGCGCCAGGGTCATCCAGACCAGGGTGGTCAGCTCGCGCGGGTCGGATTGCTTCTTCCACGTCACCCCGCCTCGCGACATGCCCGAGTAGATCTCCTCGTTCCACCAGCGCCCCCGCTTCCCCGCGCTGCGCGACCAGTCGAACCCGAACGCGCGATCCGCGAGCTGGTACGGATCTCTGGAGGTCAGCAGGTTGTTCGAGGGCATGGACATGCCCCAGCTGTCCGCAATGGCCGCGCAACTCTCGTCCCACGGCCGCGGAAACCAAGCGCCGTGGGAGCGGGTTTCGTGGACCGGATCAAGCCGCTTGGTTTCGTCAATCATCCATTGCAGGTGACCGGCCAGGTTCTCGTAGTGGAATCGCCGGTACAGCAGCATCTCCACCACGTTGTCATTCGACCGCGGCGGCTCCACGTCCTCCCAGCGGCGGTAGCGGCGCAACAGGCGCTTGTTCAGCTCTTCCAACGTGAAGCGCTCCCGCAGCCAGGCCTCGTACCGCGCCAGCGTGTGCGGGCAGTAGCAGGGATATCCGTCGCTGTCGCGGCAGAATGCCGACGTGAGGTTGATCCCGTCCCAGATCCCCCAGATCAGCAGGCTCGGCCGCTCCCGGTAGCGCGTCACCACATGGCGCAGCAGCGCGCCCGCGTATTCACGCCAGACCGGGTGGTCGTAGCAGTGCATCTGGGAGCCTTGCGGCGTGGCCGCGCCCGCGGTCGGCGACACCCGTTCCCCGCGGTAGGTGACCACCCGCATGTCGGGATGTTCGCGTGTCAGCCACTCGGGGCAGGCACCGTGCGTAGCCAGAATGATGTCGAGCCAAATCTGGATATCGTGTTCGGCCGCCAGATCGAACAGCCGGTCAATGTCCTCCAGCTCATACTGGCCCGGTCGCGGCTCCATGTGGTTCCAATAGGTGAAGCTGCGGACGATGCGGAAGCCCGCGGCGTTCAAACGCGCGAAGTCGTCGTCCCAGAGTTCGAGCTTGGGCATCGGGGCGCGGTAGTACCCCACCCCAACCGGAAACGGGACGCCGGGAATGCCGAAGAGCTCCTGGTCAGACATCTGGCTCGGTCCCTTCATCCGCGTGCCGGCCTCCGCTCAAGGCCAACGGACTGCCGCCCGCCATGTCTCTCCGATCCAACATGACAAGCCGGATAAGGTTTCCTCGCACCGCTCAAGCCTCTGAGCAGTGGACGACGGCGACTTCCCACTGGTCGATCTCGAGCTGGAACGCGTTGTCCTTCAATGCAAGATCGGCCTGCGCCAGGAGATCGCGCGCCATGGTCGTCCGCCAGCGCGGTCGCAGATTCACCTGCGCCGCGGCCCGCTTCAGATTGAACACGAACACCAGCCATCCCCCCTGCTGCGAACGCCGCACCACCGGCACCACTCGGTCGCCTTCCAGCGCCACCGGCGCTTCGATGCCGGCCTCGCCCACCGCCCCCAGCACCACATCCCGCTGGCCCACATCACCGAAGCCCGCCGACAGGGTCAGCCCATACCACGTGAACCGCCCGTCAGCGGTCTGCACCGCGACGGTGCCCCCATCCAGGGAAGCAATGGCGCGCGTCTCCCCCCGCGGCTCCAGCACGGCATAGCCGCAGGGGCTCGTGATCGCGTGCCGGCCGTGGGGCGTCTGCACCACGTTGCCTCCCTGCTCGATGTCGTATTCAGTCACTGCCGAAAAGTCCGCCACCCGCACCCCCAGCCGCTCGGCAAAGCCCTCTGGCGGACCGTAGCTGGACTGCCCGTCGCCCGTGTAGAGGCCAAAGCTGCCCTCCGCCACTAGCCGCGTCTCCGGGCACTGCTCTAGGGTGCGCTCGATCCGCTCCCGCACGCCGTCGGTCATCAGCGTCACGTTGGGCAGGAACAGCAACCGGTAGCCCGTCCAGTCCATGCTCGGGGTCACCACGTCAGCCGGCACGCCGTGCGCCCACAGCGTGCGGTACACACCCCGCAGGTCGGCCAGGAAGCGGTCGTCCTCGTCGTTGTAGCCGAACAGCTCCTGCGATTCGGGGTGATAGACGATCCCGACCGCGGCGCGCGGACACTCCAACGGCAGGTGCTCGCGCAGGCCGTCGATCTGCCGGATGGCCCTTGTCGCAGCCGCAAATCGCGGCGTGGGCTCCCCGTCCAACGCCACCAGGTTGTAGCCCGGCGATTCGAAGCTGAGGTACTCCGGCCGGTACTGCCAGAACATGGCCCCCGAAGCACCGTGCGCCAAGGTCATCCAGAGCAGCATAGTCAGCTCGCGCGGGTCCGATTGCTTCTTCCACGCCACCCCGCCGCGTGACATGCCGGCGTAGATTTCCTCGTTCCACCAGCGCCCGTACTTCCCCGCGCTGCGCGACCAATCGAACCCGAACGCTCGCCCCGATACCTGGTTCGGGTCTCTGGAGGTCAGCAGGTTGTTCGAGGGCATGGACATGCCCCAACTGTCGGCGATGGCCGCGCAGTCCTCGTCCCAGGGGCGAGGGGACCAACCGCCGTGGGAGCGGGTCTCATGGTCGGGATCGATCTGCTTGGTCTCGTCGACCATCCATTGCAGGTGGCCGGCCAGGTTTTCGTAGTGGAAGCGCCGGTACAGCAGCATCTCCACCACGTTCCCATTCGACCGCGGCGGCTCCACGTCCTCCCAGCGGCGGTAGCGGCGCAGCAGGCGCTCGTTGAGCTCGTCCAGCGTGAAGCGCTCGCGCAGCCAGGCCTCGTACCGCGCCAGCGTGTGCGGGCAGTAGCAGGGATAGCCGCGTGCCGACGCTAGGCCGACACCGTCCCAAAGGCCCCATATCAGCAAGCTGGGCCGCTCCCGGTAACGCGTCACCACGTGGCGAAGCAGCGCGCCCCCGTAGTCGCGCCAGGCCGGGTGGTCGTAGCAGTGAATCTGCGAGCCCTGCGGCGCGGCCGCGCCCGCAGTCGGCGCTACCGGTTCCCCGCTGTTGGTGACGATCCGCATGTCGGGATGCTCGCGGGTCAGCCATTCGGGGCAGGCCCCGTGCGTAGCCAACGTGATGTCGAGCCAGACCTTGAGTTCGTGCTTCGCCGCCAGATCGAACAGCCGGTCAAAGTCCTCCAACTCATACTGGCCCGGTCGCGGCTCCATGTGGTTCCAGTAGGAGAAGCTGCGGACAATGCGGAAACCCGCCGCGCGCAATCGCGCGAAGTCCTCGTCCCAGACGTCAAGCTTGGGGATCGGCGCGCGGTAGTACTCCACCCCAACCGGAAACGGATCTCCTGGAATGCCAAAGTTGTGGTCTGCAGTCATCTCGACAAGCTCCGTTCCCGCGCGTGAGCCGGTCCCATGGTATCCGCCGTGAGCCTGGCAAGATCGAGCATGCTAGATTGCGGCCGTCTCGCGCTCGACGTGCCGACCGCGAAACCCTGGCGCCATTGCATGGCTGATCGCCGTTCATCCCAACGCATTCCCCCAACCACGGTGCGGCGCCTTTCGGCCTACTACCGCGCGCTCGGCGCGCTCGTGGAGCAGGGCGTGCCGCACGTGTCCTCCAAGGTGCTCAGCGATCTCGCCGGGTCCACGGCGCCGCAGGTGCGCCGCGACCTGGCCTATTTCGGATCGTTCGGTACGCGAGGCGTCGGCTACTCCGTCAACGCTCTGCGGAGCCAGCTCGCCCGAATCCTAGGAATCGACCGCTCGTGGCCGCTGGGATTGATTGGGGTGGGCAATCTGGGCCAGGCGTTGCTGGCCTATCGCGGCTTTCGCGGACCCGAATACACAATCGCCGCCGCATTCGACGCCGACCCGGCCAAGATTGGCGTCGTGGTTGAAGGCGTCCAAGTGGTCGACGTGTCCAGCTTCGCGAGCGAGGCGCGTCGGCTCGGACTCGCGATCGCGCTGGTGGCGGTGCCCGCCGAGGCCGCGCAGGCCGTCGTTGACCAAGTCGTGGCCGCGAATGTGCACGCCATTCTCAACTTCGCGCCGGCGCAGTTGCGCGTCCCACCCGGCGTCCGACTCTCGAACGTCGACCTCTCAATGGAAGTGGAGTCCCTCACCCACGCGCTTACCGACGGACGGCATGGCGCGGGCGGGGCGTGATGCGTATCATGAGCGCGGCTTGTGAAGTCCGTCACTAACTGTCAACCGACGAGGGGTAGCAGCGCGTCCTAATGCCGTCCTGGATCGCCGTTGTCATTCTCATCGCGCTCGCGCTTCTCTTCACCATCGGCAGTTTCGTCGGGACGATGGCCCTCAAGCCGCGCCGCAAAGACTCGGTGAAGGGCGAGGCCTACGAGTCCGGCATGCCCCCCATCGGCGACACGCGCGGCCGCCACAACGTCCGCTTCTACATCGTGGCCATGCTGTTCCTGATCTTCGACGTCGAGTTGGCGTTCCTCTATCCGTGGGTGGTGCTCTACAGCAATCTCGACGAACAGCTCTTCTTGTTCATTGAAGCGTTGGTGTTCATCGGCATCCTCGGCGTCGGCTACGTCTACGCGTGGCGCAAGGGCGCCCTGGACTGGAAGAACTAGCCCGTGATCAGCACGGCGCCGACACCGACGATCGAGGCGGCAGGCATCGTGAGCCGCGTGCGCGAGCTTGCCGGAGACGCATCCGAAGGTGGCCGCGTGGTGCGGGGCGACCCCGTCGTCGAGATTTCATCCGATGCCGTCAACACGCTGGCCGAAGCGCTGCGCGATGACGCCGAGTTGGGCTTCGAGCAGCTGATCGACCTGACGGCGGTGCACTGGCCGGCCGATGTCGGGCGCGAGTTCGAGCT encodes the following:
- a CDS encoding NADH-quinone oxidoreductase subunit A, giving the protein MALKPRRKDSVKGEAYESGMPPIGDTRGRHNVRFYIVAMLFLIFDVELAFLYPWVVLYSNLDEQLFLFIEALVFIGILGVGYVYAWRKGALDWKN
- a CDS encoding beta-galactosidase; translation: MTADHNFGIPGDPFPVGVEYYRAPIPKLDVWDEDFARLRAAGFRIVRSFSYWNHMEPRPGQYELEDFDRLFDLAAKHELKVWLDITLATHGACPEWLTREHPDMRIVTNSGEPVAPTAGAAAPQGSQIHCYDHPAWRDYGGALLRHVVTRYRERPSLLIWGLWDGVGLASARGYPCYCPHTLARYEAWLRERFTLDELNERLLRRYRRWEDVEPPRSNGNVVEMLLYRRFHYENLAGHLQWMVDETKQIDPDHETRSHGGWSPRPWDEDCAAIADSWGMSMPSNNLLTSRDPNQVSGRAFGFDWSRSAGKYGRWWNEEIYAGMSRGGVAWKKQSDPRELTMLLWMTLAHGASGAMFWQYRPEYLSFESPGYNLVALDGEPTPRFAAATRAIRQIDGLREHLPLECPRAAVGIVYHPESQELFGYNDEDDRFLADLRGVYRTLWAHGVPADVVTPSMDWTGYRLLFLPNVTLMTDGVRERIERTLEQCPETRLVAEGSFGLYTGDGQSSYGPPEGFAERLGVRVADFSAVTEYDIEQGGNVVQTPHGRHAITSPCGYAVLEPRGETRAIASLDGGTVAVQTADGRFTWYGLTLSAGFGDVGQRDVVLGAVGEAGIEAPVALEGDRVVPVVRRSQQGGWLVFVFNLKRAAAQVNLRPRWRTTMARDLLAQADLALKDNAFQLEIDQWEVAVVHCSEA
- a CDS encoding beta-galactosidase, translated to MSDQELFGIPGVPFPVGVGYYRAPMPKLELWDDDFARLNAAGFRIVRSFTYWNHMEPRPGQYELEDIDRLFDLAAEHDIQIWLDIILATHGACPEWLTREHPDMRVVTYRGERVSPTAGAATPQGSQMHCYDHPVWREYAGALLRHVVTRYRERPSLLIWGIWDGINLTSAFCRDSDGYPCYCPHTLARYEAWLRERFTLEELNKRLLRRYRRWEDVEPPRSNDNVVEMLLYRRFHYENLAGHLQWMIDETKRLDPVHETRSHGAWFPRPWDESCAAIADSWGMSMPSNNLLTSRDPYQLADRAFGFDWSRSAGKRGRWWNEEIYSGMSRGGVTWKKQSDPRELTTLVWMTLAHGASGAMFWQHRPEYLSFESPGYNLVALDGEPTPRFTAVTRAIGQIGGLSDHLPLECPRAAVGIVYHPESQELFGYNNEDERYLADVRGVYRTLWTHGVPADVVTPSMDWSGYRLLFLPNVTLMTDEVRERIERTLEHCPDTRLVAEGSFGIYQGDGQSSYGPPDGLAERLGVRVADFSAVTDYDIEEKRNLLSSPQGAHEVTSPCGYAVLEPVGDTRTIATLDGASVGVRTVDGRFTWYGLTLSAGFGDIGQPEVVQGLLDETGIEAPVVIEGDPVVPVVRRSRQGGWLVFVFNLERATAQVQLRPRWPITAARDLLREADLAVEDNAIGLTIDQWEVAVVHCPAV
- a CDS encoding redox-sensing transcriptional repressor Rex; translated protein: MADRRSSQRIPPTTVRRLSAYYRALGALVEQGVPHVSSKVLSDLAGSTAPQVRRDLAYFGSFGTRGVGYSVNALRSQLARILGIDRSWPLGLIGVGNLGQALLAYRGFRGPEYTIAAAFDADPAKIGVVVEGVQVVDVSSFASEARRLGLAIALVAVPAEAAQAVVDQVVAANVHAILNFAPAQLRVPPGVRLSNVDLSMEVESLTHALTDGRHGAGGA
- a CDS encoding hydantoinase/oxoprolinase family protein, giving the protein MRVGVDVGGTFTDFVVIADGAMRVFKVPSTPSAPEQAVVDGLHVGGIGSADAIVHGSTVATNALLERRGARSVLVTTEGFRDVLEIGRQNRPALYELEPERPAPLIPRDRRLEVTERVGADGSVVTPIDQASLDRLEARVRRLNPASAAVCLLFSFLQPDHERAVREALRRAGVEAVSLSSDVLPEYREFERTSTTVVDAYVAPVVASYLRRLEPAMPGPLWVVQSNGGVLRSVEAAEAPVRTVLSGPAAGVVGAQHVARASGISNIATLDMGGTSTDVAVCPGEPLRTTHAEVAGLPVAIPMTDIHTVGAGGGSIAQLDEAGALRVGPRSSGAMPGPAAYGRGGVEPTVTDANLVLGRLAPDAALGDRVHLDAAQARRAVGRLVANDEHSDAALRRAALAVIAVANAHMDRALRVITLERGFDPRDFTLLPFGGAGPMHCCELAERLEIEQVLVPPHPGVLSALGALTGAHTREYTATVLDEAHALTPDRLRELFDPLEQTARDDLAPAREPRLQRLLDVRYVGQSFELSVPLGDGGVPEAVRQFHKRHQQRYAHSRPDAPVEIVVARLVASVPQPSIAPSAPSATGAPKTGTTQATLADGAVRDVPLLSRHDLGVGFELEGPAVVTQSDATTWVAPRWRATVDPQGAMILRRLP